The bacterium genome includes a region encoding these proteins:
- a CDS encoding diacylglycerol kinase, with translation MKQRSLLESFNNAIDGFIYTLKTQKNMRIHFLIAAAVFIISLFLKLTRVEFIILCCTVTLVLVAEMLNTAIELLIDMFTKAYHPVARVVKNIVAGVVFICSVNAVLVGYLLLVYSLQSPAESVIDKAKGSTYHITFIVLIGVLMTTLITKIFFKRGTVLHGGMPSGHSALAFAIATIITLLTLPNKLIIAALVFLLASMIARSRVKRHIHTWWEVIMGAIFGTTVTLLIFQILSAKI, from the coding sequence ATGAAACAGAGAAGCTTGTTAGAAAGCTTTAACAATGCTATTGACGGATTTATATATACTTTAAAAACACAAAAGAATATGAGAATTCATTTTCTTATAGCTGCTGCTGTGTTTATAATTAGCCTGTTTCTAAAACTAACAAGAGTTGAATTTATTATTCTGTGCTGTACAGTAACATTGGTTTTAGTTGCAGAGATGCTTAATACTGCTATTGAATTACTTATAGACATGTTTACAAAAGCGTATCATCCTGTAGCGCGTGTTGTTAAAAATATTGTTGCTGGAGTGGTTTTTATATGTTCTGTGAATGCTGTTCTCGTAGGCTATCTTCTTCTTGTTTATTCTCTGCAATCGCCTGCAGAATCAGTCATAGACAAGGCAAAAGGCTCAACGTATCACATCACGTTTATTGTTTTAATTGGAGTTCTGATGACTACTCTCATTACAAAAATATTTTTTAAGAGAGGGACTGTTCTGCATGGAGGAATGCCAAGCGGACATAGTGCCTTAGCATTTGCAATAGCTACAATCATAACTCTTCTAACGTTACCAAATAAACTAATTATTGCTGCACTTGTCTTTCTACTGGCTTCTATGATAGCACGCAGTAGAGTAAAAAGACATATTCATACATGGTGGGAGGTAATTATGGGAGCTATATTTGGCACAACAGTAACTTTATTGATATTTCAAATATTATCAGCTAAAATATAA
- the ybeY gene encoding rRNA maturation RNase YbeY, whose translation MEVEINNLQKKTKINNSLLRKAILHTLKSERCPQDTHVSVAIVTDSKIKKLNTTYRKKCSVTDILAFPMHEKEFPQICRSILGEIVISAESAEIQAKNMNIPFDEEMIRLSVHGTLHLLSYTDTSTHYAKKMITRQEQLVRELI comes from the coding sequence ATGGAAGTAGAGATAAACAACCTTCAAAAAAAGACAAAAATAAATAACAGTTTGCTTAGGAAAGCCATTTTACACACTTTAAAAAGTGAAAGATGTCCTCAAGACACTCATGTCAGTGTTGCCATTGTAACGGATTCTAAGATAAAAAAGCTGAATACAACATACAGAAAAAAATGCTCTGTTACTGATATTCTAGCGTTTCCAATGCATGAGAAAGAATTTCCACAAATATGTAGGAGTATACTTGGAGAGATTGTAATATCTGCAGAATCAGCTGAAATACAGGCAAAAAACATGAATATTCCTTTTGATGAGGAAATGATACGTCTATCAGTTCATGGAACATTACACTTGCTTTCCTATACAGATACTTCTACACATTATGCAAAAAAGATGATAACTCGCCAGGAACAGCTAGTAAGGGAATTAATATGA